ATGAGCTGTACGTATGCAGACACCTGCCCCTCCTTCAGGATCGAGGAGGCCAGGGTGGCGCTCAGCGCCGGGCTCAGGGTGGAGGTCAGGGAGGGCGGGGTCCGGGTAACCGCACATTGATTCGCTCCTGCGTTCCTTCCCGGTCTCAGTCACCTGTTGCCAGCGGCTACGGCCCTGCGACTCGGGCGCGCCGCAAGCCCGGGGGCGTTTGGAGCGGCAGCCTATTTAGTGTTCGCCCCGATTTACCGGGGCCCCGCTTTATGTTTTCGACGATAGCGGTCCGCCGGATATTCCGGGTGCGCAATTACCCCCGGTCGGCGAAGGTTCTTCACGGCGAATTCCGTGGGCGGCGGCGCGTAACACGGCGCGCGCGGTCATTCCTTGGTGGGTCTACAGATACGGGGATGTGCGGTGAGGAAATGCTGGAGGGACTCCGCTGTCCGAGCCCATTTCTGGTAGGCGGTGGGCAGGGCGGAGTGCTGCACGGCCTGGGCGGCCTTCCACAGTGGGATGCTCCACCAGCCTGGGACGCGCTGGAGGTGGCGGTAGAACTGCTGCGCGGCGTAGGCGGGGTTCATGATCTGTTGGGGTGTGCCCCAGCCCTGGGACGGGCGTTGCTGGAACAGGCCCAGGCTGTCGCGGTCGCCGTGGTCGAGGTTCTCAAGGCTCGACTCCTGCATCGCCGTGGCCAGCGCGATTACGACTGCGCGGTCCGCCGGCTCGATGCCGTCGTCGAGGGCGACCTGGCTGATGACGGCGGCGTTGGCAGCCTGTTGTGCGGTCAGGTTCAGCCCGCCGCCGTGGATGCCGCCGTCGAGGCGGCAGACGACCGAGCCGTAGTCGCCGCTCAGCTGCGGAGCGCGCAGGCTGCTGTCGCCGGAGCCGAGCAGCCCACCGGTAACCAAGCTGAGGACCGCGGCCGCCGCGGCTGCGATCAGCAGCAGGAAGACCCTGGTGGTTTATTCGGCAGGGTTCTGATCTCGTAGGGTTGCCTGGCGGGCGGCTTGTCTCCGATCTTCGCCTGCGGGGAGGATGAGGGTCGTGTCGATGCAGCCCGCGCCGTGGCCGGAGCCGGATCCGCAGGTTGCTGCGGCGATCAAGGCGATCTACCGGCGCAAGGTGCTGCCGTTGGCGGTGCAGGTCAGGGACATGCTCGGGGAGGTGTTCCCGGATGAGGGGTTCGTGGCGGGGTTCGGGGTGCGGGGTCGGCCGGGCTATTCGCCGGGGCGCCTTGCGCTGGTGAGCGTGTTTCAGATGGCGCAGAAGCTGACCGATCGGCAGGCTGCGGAGGCGGCGGGCCGGGATCTGTCGTGGAAGTACGCGCTCGGGCTGGGGCTGGATGATCCCGGATTCGATCACAGCGTGCTGCCGGAGTTCCGTTCCCGGGTGCTCGAAGGTGGGCTCGAGCAGCATCTGTTGGACGTGCTGCTGGTCGCGTTGGTGGAGCGGGGCCTGGTCAAGGCGGGTGGGAAGCAGCGTACGGATTCCACGCATGTGGTCTCGGCGGTGCGGGATTTGAACCGGCTGGAGCTGGCCGGGGAGTCGGTGCGGGCCGCGGCCGAAGCCCTCGTCGCGGCGGCTCCGGGGTGGTTCGCGTCCGAGTTCGATGTCGCGGGTTGGTCGGCGCGCTACGGGCGGCGGATCGATTCTTGGCGTCTGCCGACCTCGCAAACCAAACGCGACCAGCTCACGGCCGACTACGGCCAGGACGGGTTCGCCCTGGTCAACGCCGTGTACGCGGCCTCGGCGCCGGTGTGGCTGCGTGAAATTCCGGCGGTGGGGGTGTTGCGGCGGGTGCTGCTGCAGAACTACTACGTGTACGAGGAGGAGACCGGGAAGCAGGTGATCAGACGGCGGGATGCGGAGAAGGACGGCATCCCGCCGGCCCCATCGCGGATCGCCTCCCCCTATGATCCCGAGGCCCGGTGGGCGGCCAAAGGCGATGACCTGTTCTGGTGCGGCTACAAGGTCCATCTGACCGAGACCTGCGACTGGCCGGATGAGCCTGCTCCCGGCGATGCCTCCCGCAGGCTGGATCCGCCGAACATCATCACCAACGTCGCCACCACGAACGCGACCGTGCCGGATGTGGCGATGACCGCGCAGGTCCACACCATGCTCGCCGATCGGGGCCTGACCCCGGCCGAGCACTACCTCGATTCCGGCTACCCGTCTGCGGCTCTGGTGCTCTCGTCCAAGGCCGAGCACGGGATCGACCTGGTCACCCCTCTGCTGGCCGACACCTCGGCGCAGGCCAAAGCCGGTGCCGGATACGACCGGTCGGCCTTCACCTTCGACTTCGGCGCCCGGAGTGCGACCTGCCCGCAAGGCCAGAGCAGCTCAGCGTGGACCCCATGCGTCCAGAACGGCACCGCGAAGATCGTCGTGACGTTCCCGGCGGCCGGCTGCATCCGATGCCCGGCCCGAGACCTGTGCACCCGCCGCAAGAAAGGCGGCCGACAAGTCACCGTGCCCCAGCGAGAAGTCCACGAGCTCCAGCTCAAAGCCCGCGCCGACCAGTCGACCAAGGCCTGGCAGGCCCGATACGCCCTCCGCGCCGGAGTCGAGGGCACCATCAACCAGGCCATCGACCTCGGGATCCGCCGGACACGCTACCGAGGCATCGACAAGACCCGACTACACCACGTCCTGACCGCATGCGCTATCAACCTGATCCGCCTCGACGCCTACTGGAACGGCCAGATTCTCGACCGAACCAGAACAAGTCACCTCGGCCGCCTCGAACTCTCACTTATCGCCTGACGAATAAACCACCAGGGTCCAGGAAGCAAAAGACGAGCGTACCGGCGGCGATCCCGGCTCTAGCGAGCACGCACATCTCCCTGGGGCGGCTACCGCTGGCTGGTGAGTTTCGGCGCGATCGGGATCGGGGCGCGCACCGCACGGTCACCCAGCAGCGGGGGGAGAAGCTTGATCCCTCGGTTCGTGAAGTGGCTCGGGATCTGCGGGAGCATCAGGCGCGTGTCGGTTCCGATCGGCCTCCAGGCCGGCCCGGCCAGCTGCTCGCCGAGTTCGTGGATCTGCGCAGTGAGGCGTTCGGCGGGCGCGGTGACGGTGGTGACGATCGGCAGCCCGGCCGCGTCCGGGATCCTCGCGAGCCGCCCGTGCAGCCGGTGCTCGCGTTCCGCGTCGGGCAGCTGGATCAGGATCGGGCGGTGCCCTCCGTAGGCGGCCGCGTAGCGCGCGTATCCCACGTGCTTCTCGGCCAACTGCGGCAGGTGCTCGCTGCCGGTGTCGTGTTCGAAGAAGAACCCGAACCCCTTCTCCGTCGCCGGGTCGCGGTGCACGGCGTAGGCGTCGGGGCGGATCAGATCCCCCCACAGGCCCGTGCACGTGTACTGGTTCCACCACGCGGCGAGCTGCCCGCGCGCGGCGAGGGAGACGAGCGCGTCGGTCAGCCCGATGGTGTGCGCCAGATCCGGGCGCGCACCCTGGCGCAGGAGCTTGGCGTGGTTGTAGCCGTATTCCTTCGGCGTCATGTCGTGTGCCGCCGCCGCCAGCAGCGCGCCGCGCGGGCCGAGGATGTAGCGGTAGCACTGCGCCCCGCACCACGATGCGCTGAGCGTCCGGAACCGGTCGAGTAGGCCGAGCTCGCGCAGCTGGGACAAGCGGTAGTTCATCGTGCGGGCGCGGGTGAAGGCCAGGGCGTGGATCTGCATCGCAGTCAGCAGCCGGTGCTCACCCAGCATCGCCAGCAGCCACCGATCCCGCGGTGTCGTGCGAAACAGCAGATAGGCCAGACCGTCGACGGGCGCCGGATAATTGCTCGAGCCACCGCGTCCTTTCGTGGCCGGGTTGAGAGGGATGGCCGCCTCGGTGCCAGCATCGGTGCGGGTCATGCGGATACCTCCTGCTCGGTGGTGCCGCTAGCGCCGGTGGTGCCGGGGGTTTCGGCTGGGATGTCGTTGCCGGTCAGTCGCGTGCGCAGTTCGGCTGCGCGGCCGGGGATGGCCGGTGGCATGGGCCTGGTCGCCAGCGTGCACGCGGGCTGTTCGGCTCCGGCGACCACGAGCCGGACGGCGGCCTGGTAGGCGCCGAGGCGCGCGAGGTCGTGTTCGCCGAGGTTGGGGTAGGTGTGTTTGGCGAGCTTCGCGGCGTCCTCGGGCGAGGCGTTGAAGTAGATCTTGTTGCGGGCGTTGGCGGAGATCGCTTCGCGCATCGCGGCCGGCAGCTGCACGAGGTCCTGGTGCGCGAGAATGAGCGAGAGCCGGTAGCCGCGCGCCTCGGCGAGCATGTCCTCGACCCGCAGCGGAAGGTTGAGGTAGGTGTGCGCCTCATCGACGACCAGCGCCGCGTCCGGCCGGTCCGAGTCCGGGTGCATCCCCGCGCGGGCGGTGGCTCCCTGCCAGGTCTTGGCGATCAGGAAGCTGCCGAGCAGCCGCGAGGTCTCCTCCCCGAGCACGCCCTTGGGCAGCCGAGCGAGCAGCAGCCCGCCGGAGAGCACCGCCTGGATGTCGATATCGGTGGGACCCGAGGCGATGACCTTGGCTGGGTAGTCGCGCATGAGGAACCCGCGCAACTTGTTGAGCAGCGGCGCCGTCAGCTGGGCGCGGGCGGCCTCGGAGTGCTGCTCGTAGCCCGCCCAGAAGTTGAGCAGCACCCGGTGCCGGTCGTGGCGCAGCGCGTCGGTGTAGCGCCGGCGGATCCGCGCGTCCGTCAGCAGCTCCGGCACCTCGGCCAGGGTCGGGAACGGCAGGTCCGCACGGGCCCGGTCCGCCTGCATCAGCGTCAGGCACG
This genomic window from Actinospica robiniae DSM 44927 contains:
- a CDS encoding IS1182 family transposase — translated: MQPAPWPEPDPQVAAAIKAIYRRKVLPLAVQVRDMLGEVFPDEGFVAGFGVRGRPGYSPGRLALVSVFQMAQKLTDRQAAEAAGRDLSWKYALGLGLDDPGFDHSVLPEFRSRVLEGGLEQHLLDVLLVALVERGLVKAGGKQRTDSTHVVSAVRDLNRLELAGESVRAAAEALVAAAPGWFASEFDVAGWSARYGRRIDSWRLPTSQTKRDQLTADYGQDGFALVNAVYAASAPVWLREIPAVGVLRRVLLQNYYVYEEETGKQVIRRRDAEKDGIPPAPSRIASPYDPEARWAAKGDDLFWCGYKVHLTETCDWPDEPAPGDASRRLDPPNIITNVATTNATVPDVAMTAQVHTMLADRGLTPAEHYLDSGYPSAALVLSSKAEHGIDLVTPLLADTSAQAKAGAGYDRSAFTFDFGARSATCPQGQSSSAWTPCVQNGTAKIVVTFPAAGCIRCPARDLCTRRKKGGRQVTVPQREVHELQLKARADQSTKAWQARYALRAGVEGTINQAIDLGIRRTRYRGIDKTRLHHVLTACAINLIRLDAYWNGQILDRTRTSHLGRLELSLIA
- a CDS encoding replication-relaxation family protein, which translates into the protein MTRTDAGTEAAIPLNPATKGRGGSSNYPAPVDGLAYLLFRTTPRDRWLLAMLGEHRLLTAMQIHALAFTRARTMNYRLSQLRELGLLDRFRTLSASWCGAQCYRYILGPRGALLAAAAHDMTPKEYGYNHAKLLRQGARPDLAHTIGLTDALVSLAARGQLAAWWNQYTCTGLWGDLIRPDAYAVHRDPATEKGFGFFFEHDTGSEHLPQLAEKHVGYARYAAAYGGHRPILIQLPDAEREHRLHGRLARIPDAAGLPIVTTVTAPAERLTAQIHELGEQLAGPAWRPIGTDTRLMLPQIPSHFTNRGIKLLPPLLGDRAVRAPIPIAPKLTSQR